One genomic region from Pongo abelii isolate AG06213 chromosome 4, NHGRI_mPonAbe1-v2.0_pri, whole genome shotgun sequence encodes:
- the TMEM174 gene encoding transmembrane protein 174 — protein sequence MEQGSGRLEDFPVNVFSVTPYTPSTADIQVSDDDKAGATLLFSGIFLGLVGITFTVMGWIKYQGVSHFEWTQLLGPVLLSVGVTFILIAVCKFKMLSCQLCKESEERVLDSEQTPGGPSFVFTGINQPITFHGATVVQYIPPPYGSPEPVGINTSYLQSVVSPCSLITSGGAAAAMSSPSQYYTIYPQDNSAFVVDEGCPSFADGGNHRPNPDADQLEETQLEEEACACFSPPPYEEIYSLPR from the exons ATGGAGCAGGGCAGCGGCCGCTTGGAGGACTTCCCTGTCAATGTGTTCTCCGTCACTCCTTACACACCCAGCACCGCTGACATCCAGGTGTCCGATGACGACAAGGCGGGGGCCACCTTGCTCTTCTCAGGCATCTTTCTGGGACTGGTGGGGATCACATTCACTGTCATGGGCTGGATCAAATACCAAGGTGTCTCCCACTTTGAATGGACCCAGCTCCTTGGGCCCGTCCTGCTGTCAGTTGGGGTGACGTTCATCCTGATTGCTGTGTGCAAGTTCAAAATGCTCTCCTGCCAGTTGTGCAAAGAAAGTGAGGAAAGGGTCCTGGACTCGGAACAGACACCAGGAGGACCATCATTTGTTTTCACTGGCATCAACCAACCCATCACCTTCCATGGGGCCACTGTGGTGCAGTACATCCCTCCTCCTTATGGTTCTCCAGAGCCTGTGGGGATAAATACCAGCTACCTGCAGTCTGTGGTGAGCCCCTGCAGCCTCATAACCTCTGGAGGGGCAGCAGCTGCCATGTCAAGTCCTTCTCAATACTACACCATCTACCCTCAAGATAACTCTGCATTTGTGGTTGATGAGGGCTGCCCTTCTTTCGCAGATGGTGGAAATCACAG GCCCAATCCTGATGCTGACCAGCTAGAAGAGACACAGCTGGAAGAGGAGGCCTGTGCCTGCTTCTCTCCTCCCCCTTATGAAGAAATATACTCTCTCCCTCGCTAG